A genome region from Candidatus Kryptobacter tengchongensis includes the following:
- a CDS encoding Fe-S oxidoreductase, which translates to MANNGVVNKVFEVLEKQLNQPLKTALEVCARCGICAESCHYYVSEPKLEHVPAYRAEQLRKIYRRKYNFLGKHFPSIVNAEELDEGKFDKLVEMAFSECTLCRRCTFNCPLGVDTPLVMRTIRAMATAAGKAPEILVMLADSAIAKGENPEIFKEMFIQQISELEKELKELTGNPHATIPVEKEGARVLYVGLAGAHTIIPPAVIFNEVGEDWTLSIYEAANYGVFLGDVERARKIAKRIIDEAKKLKVQEVVIAECGHACAALVWDAPNWFGETFQFRIRSIVELVAEYIQKGKLNLDPEANPEPVTYHDSCNLARTGGIFKEPRVILEAVVKDFREMNPNGIENYCCGGGGGLVALPEYYEKRMKAGKPKAEQIRKTGAKIVAAACENCKLQLGDLNNYYNLGVEVKGLVDLVANAILYKKKAKVILS; encoded by the coding sequence ATGGCGAATAATGGTGTTGTTAATAAAGTTTTTGAAGTTTTAGAAAAACAGTTAAATCAGCCACTAAAAACCGCACTTGAAGTTTGTGCAAGGTGTGGTATTTGTGCTGAAAGCTGTCATTATTATGTATCTGAACCTAAACTTGAACATGTCCCAGCTTATAGGGCAGAGCAGTTGAGAAAAATTTATAGAAGAAAATATAACTTTTTAGGGAAACACTTTCCATCAATTGTAAACGCCGAAGAACTTGATGAAGGAAAATTTGATAAACTTGTTGAAATGGCTTTTTCCGAATGCACCTTGTGTAGAAGATGCACATTTAATTGTCCCCTTGGCGTAGATACGCCTTTAGTTATGCGTACTATAAGAGCAATGGCAACCGCAGCTGGGAAGGCGCCTGAAATTTTAGTTATGCTTGCTGATTCAGCTATTGCTAAAGGGGAAAACCCGGAAATCTTTAAAGAGATGTTCATCCAGCAAATTTCTGAACTTGAAAAAGAACTCAAGGAATTAACAGGAAATCCCCATGCAACGATTCCAGTTGAGAAGGAGGGCGCCAGAGTTTTATATGTTGGGCTTGCGGGTGCACATACAATTATTCCGCCTGCGGTGATTTTTAACGAGGTTGGGGAGGATTGGACTTTAAGCATTTACGAAGCTGCAAATTATGGGGTTTTCCTTGGAGATGTTGAAAGAGCAAGAAAAATTGCTAAAAGAATCATTGATGAAGCTAAGAAGTTAAAAGTTCAAGAGGTCGTGATCGCTGAATGTGGTCATGCATGCGCTGCTCTTGTGTGGGATGCACCAAATTGGTTTGGGGAAACATTCCAATTTAGGATAAGAAGCATAGTTGAACTTGTTGCTGAGTATATTCAAAAAGGGAAATTAAATCTTGACCCCGAAGCTAATCCTGAGCCCGTTACTTATCATGACTCTTGTAATCTTGCGAGAACTGGAGGTATATTTAAAGAGCCGAGAGTTATTTTAGAAGCTGTTGTTAAAGATTTTCGTGAAATGAACCCAAATGGGATAGAAAATTATTGCTGCGGTGGCGGTGGAGGACTTGTTGCACTGCCTGAATATTATGAAAAAAGAATGAAAGCAGGAAAGCCAAAAGCTGAGCAGATAAGAAAAACAGGAGCAAAAATCGTTGCTGCTGCATGTGAAAATTGTAAATTACAACTTGGTGATTTGAATAATTATTACAATCTCGGTGTTGAAGTTAAAGGGCTTGTTGACTTAGTGGCAAATGCAATTTTATATAAAAAGAAAGCAAAAGTTATTTTAAGCTAA
- a CDS encoding Peroxiredoxin family protein translates to MEQNKLSMVVFSGDMDKLMAAFIIATGAAATGMEVTMFFTFWGLQAIKKSEKTGKSFFGKLLGFMLKDINGVGPSKMNFGGIGRWMFKKMMKAKNVAMLNQLRDMAIELGVKLVPCQMSMEVMELTQDKLIPQVSQPVGVAAFLEEARNSKITLFI, encoded by the coding sequence ATGGAACAAAACAAGCTTTCAATGGTGGTTTTCAGCGGTGATATGGATAAGTTGATGGCTGCATTCATTATTGCAACTGGAGCAGCAGCCACAGGAATGGAAGTTACAATGTTCTTTACATTTTGGGGACTTCAAGCAATTAAAAAATCTGAAAAAACTGGAAAAAGCTTTTTTGGTAAATTGCTTGGTTTTATGCTTAAAGATATAAATGGGGTTGGACCAAGTAAAATGAATTTCGGTGGGATAGGGAGATGGATGTTTAAGAAGATGATGAAGGCTAAAAATGTTGCTATGTTAAATCAACTTCGTGATATGGCTATTGAACTTGGGGTTAAACTCGTTCCATGCCAGATGAGTATGGAAGTTATGGAATTAACGCAAGATAAACTGATACCTCAGGTTTCCCAACCTGTTGGAGTTGCAGCATTTCTTGAAGAAGCGAGAAATTCAAAAATTACATTGTTTATTTAA
- a CDS encoding MerR family transcriptional regulator, heat shock protein HspR, translating to MKAVDENEPVFPIGIVARKLGISEHTIRLYEREGLIIPYKKESGHRLFSMRDMERIECIKKTINEKKISIAGIRRLLALIPCWEIKGCEDEIKLSCPAYVDYEKPCWLHKEQLKGDCATNECRECPVYNSIKSCDELKELLKRYIENVSI from the coding sequence ATGAAAGCAGTAGATGAAAATGAACCTGTGTTTCCAATTGGTATTGTTGCACGCAAACTTGGTATTTCAGAGCATACAATAAGATTATATGAAAGAGAAGGCTTGATAATACCATATAAGAAAGAAAGCGGACATAGGTTGTTTAGCATGCGGGATATGGAAAGAATTGAGTGTATAAAGAAAACAATAAACGAGAAAAAGATAAGCATAGCTGGAATAAGAAGATTGTTAGCCTTAATTCCTTGCTGGGAGATCAAGGGTTGTGAGGATGAAATTAAATTAAGTTGCCCTGCGTATGTTGATTATGAAAAGCCGTGTTGGCTCCACAAAGAACAGCTAAAGGGTGATTGCGCGACAAATGAGTGCAGGGAATGTCCAGTGTACAATTCCATTAAGAGTTGCGATGAATTAAAGGAACTTTTAAAAAGATATATAGAGAATGTCTCAATTTAA
- a CDS encoding Por secretion system C-terminal sorting domain-containing protein → MRKIYLFSFGLILTAFLSSLLFAQDPSNFGTSLHKTREGKRTWYKQSNGGFENITNIPVENVNCLKCHPGTKADGTPIDPATYTPDCSDCHNFSQGTKVPDDICLKCHSRQKNEKTLYAGVDVHFAKGFTCMTCHTKKEMHGDGTSYASWLDPGATEVRCETCHSPLATNTAHSIHSQKVHCTACHAKTVISCYNCHFESELQAKIKRPYGIIRDFLLLVRRMPEGKVYSGTLMSLTYQGKSFVTIAPYRAHIIMPKDSTRRCSECHNNANVQTYNQTGQIYVVKWDDAQKKLINTKGVIPVPPDWQISLKFDFVDYTGRVDTSATDPTKWVFLKSETDLRQELSQYVAPLTSDQMAKLSMAVSVKDGISLIPSNFMLLQNYPNPFNPTTTIEFHLPKETNVTLKIYNSAGIEVKTLISNARYSAGIHKVNFDASNLPSGVYIYKLMTPEFNDMKKMVLIK, encoded by the coding sequence ATGAGGAAAATTTATCTCTTTAGCTTTGGTCTTATTTTGACAGCCTTTTTGTCATCTTTACTTTTTGCGCAAGACCCAAGTAATTTTGGAACAAGCCTTCACAAAACAAGAGAGGGAAAACGTACCTGGTATAAGCAAAGTAATGGTGGCTTTGAAAACATCACTAATATTCCAGTTGAAAACGTAAATTGCTTAAAATGTCATCCCGGTACAAAAGCAGATGGAACACCAATTGATCCAGCTACTTATACCCCGGATTGTTCTGATTGTCATAATTTTAGTCAGGGAACAAAGGTTCCGGATGATATTTGCTTAAAATGCCACAGCAGACAAAAGAATGAAAAGACTCTTTATGCAGGGGTAGACGTCCACTTTGCTAAAGGTTTCACATGTATGACATGCCATACAAAGAAAGAAATGCATGGAGATGGCACATCTTATGCTTCATGGCTTGATCCTGGAGCAACAGAAGTAAGATGTGAAACTTGCCATTCACCCCTTGCAACCAACACCGCCCATAGTATTCACTCTCAAAAAGTGCATTGCACTGCTTGTCACGCAAAGACTGTAATTTCATGCTATAATTGTCACTTTGAAAGCGAACTTCAAGCAAAAATCAAAAGACCTTATGGCATCATTCGTGATTTCTTGCTTCTTGTCCGTAGAATGCCAGAGGGAAAGGTTTACTCTGGAACTTTAATGTCGTTAACCTACCAGGGTAAATCTTTCGTGACAATTGCTCCATATAGAGCTCATATCATTATGCCTAAGGATTCAACAAGAAGATGCTCTGAGTGCCACAATAATGCAAATGTTCAAACTTATAATCAAACTGGACAAATTTATGTTGTCAAGTGGGATGATGCTCAAAAGAAATTAATAAATACAAAGGGAGTTATACCAGTTCCGCCAGATTGGCAAATATCTTTAAAGTTTGATTTTGTTGATTATACTGGCCGAGTTGACACCTCTGCAACAGATCCAACTAAGTGGGTATTTTTAAAATCTGAAACTGATCTAAGGCAAGAATTGAGCCAATATGTTGCGCCATTGACTTCTGATCAAATGGCTAAGCTTTCAATGGCTGTCTCTGTGAAAGACGGTATTAGTCTAATCCCATCTAATTTTATGCTCTTGCAAAATTATCCAAACCCATTTAACCCAACAACCACAATTGAGTTCCATCTTCCAAAGGAAACAAATGTAACTCTAAAGATTTATAATTCAGCAGGTATTGAGGTTAAAACACTGATTTCTAACGCAAGATATTCAGCTGGAATTCACAAGGTTAATTTTGATGCGAGTAACTTGCCAAGCGGTGTATATATTTATAAACTTATGACCCCAGAATTCAACGATATGAAAAAGATGGTTTTAATTAAATAA
- a CDS encoding TusA-related sulfurtransferase, protein MAEQLKADLFLDLKGLLCPLPIVKLSQAIKDLPVGAIIEGVATDPGVMADVPAWAKASGQELISIEQQGKEYRFMIKKVK, encoded by the coding sequence ATGGCAGAGCAATTGAAAGCTGATCTTTTCCTCGACCTTAAAGGGCTGTTATGTCCATTGCCAATAGTAAAACTATCACAAGCAATAAAAGATTTACCTGTTGGGGCAATTATAGAGGGAGTTGCAACAGACCCTGGAGTGATGGCTGATGTTCCAGCATGGGCGAAGGCAAGTGGACAAGAATTGATTTCAATTGAACAGCAAGGAAAGGAATACAGATTCATGATTAAGAAAGTAAAATAA